Part of the Echeneis naucrates chromosome 1, fEcheNa1.1, whole genome shotgun sequence genome, GTTGAAATTCTAATGAAATTACAGTTGGATTTACACAATATCATCTCTGAGTCATGCAACAGAAGCAagtttttctgatgaaaaataaacatgtaaacacataAAATTGTGGTTGGGTGTTTCTGTTGCAGAAATCAGCATTTTATGGGGAAATTTAAGTATAAGTgcataaacacatgaaaacaatgtgaatgatgccatggtaaccagaAGGACTTTTCAGTCAATATTAAGCGTCTTTATTAACAAAAAGTTGAAGACGATCTCTAACTTGAACTTTGTGCGACACAGTTTCCTGCTATGAATACGTCCCAATCTTTCAGGCCGTGGAGGTggaactttcttttttgttttgtctgtgcacCAAGTAGACTGCTGCAGATACAACTAAGATCCCATAGGTAGCCAAGACACACTAAAAGAGAACAGAGGGAAACATTTGTGACTGAGAAGAACTGATATAtagcaaaaatatataaatgttcaCCTATAGCAGAGCCTACTATATGTACACcatgtttgtgcgtgtgtgtttctgttttatgtacATTTCGACGCCCCTGCAGAGTGTAGCTATTAAAGTATTTCCTCCAACCAGTCAGCTCAGCAGAAGCTGGAGCCTCAATGCCAAACAGCTGCCTCTGAAACAaaaacgtacacacacacacacacacacacacacacacacacacacacacacacacacacacacacacacacacacaataagcaGAAGCATTAAGCTCTTCATATGGTcaattttacattaaaacataaaaatttaaattttcataGGATTTCAAAAATGTATGCAAAAACATTGCAAAAAACAATACATGAAATCATTATTagcaatgaatgaaaaaaaaaaacaacttagcACAAAACTAAACATAAGATCAAGTTACACACAGCTCTGTCAAATTGAATGTGAAACTATCAAATAGATTGTGCGAACACAAGTTCACTTTTTATAATTAGATTCTTTTAGCTGAtccggcttttttttttttgctttaactaacaaactgaaaatgcttgtcaggaaaaaacaaacaaacaaacagcatcttAAAATTTTGAGGATATAAGCAATTttttgtaaacaacaacaactgagaGTCAATtcgaaaaaagaaacagaatacCTTTGCATGCTGTAACAAGTCTGTATAGTGATAACACTGCTTTTATGCAGTTTCACCATTGCCACTCTGACACACCCACCTAATTGCATTAAATGCCATCAGCCAGGGGGGTAGGGTTACAAGCTAATCAAAATATCAACAGGATAGATTGATGTTTGTTATGGTGATCAATAGGGATGTGGTGGAGACAGTGAACTCCTTCAGGTTCCTGGGAGTTCACATTACAAAGAGCTGACTTGGCCTGTGATGGCCCAGCAGAGGACACACTGCCTGAGGGTTCTCGGGAATAACAGACGGGATCAGAGGATGCTGGTGACCTTTTTCCACCATTCATGCTGCATCTTGGCCTCGTATGCTGGAAGCTCCGCTGCAGACAGGAAAGCCTTGCAGAGGGTCATAGACACAGACCAGAGTTCACCAGCTGCCCTCTGCCCTCCTTGGAAGAGATCACCAGCTCCAGATGCCTAAAAAAGTCCACTGCCATCCTCAAAGACCGCTCCTATCCAGTGCATCACCTATTTGATCTGTTGCTATCTGGAAAGTGCTACATGTCGATGAAAGCCTGCCCATCCAGGCTTCCCTAAGGCCATCAGAACACTAACAACCATTGACCTAGACACTTCTGTGACTGTCTCAACATGCGCAATATTTGACTAGTGTAATATTCTAATCCACTGCAAATAACTGCAATGCATACTGCTACTGTTGGAGTTGGATTTGATatttacttgtgtttttgttacttaTTTAGTTATATAACTTAGATAGATGTACACAATTTTGTTCTTATTCTCTCAGATATTTGTTGACTTACTTATAAGTGTCAAACTTATTTCAGTGTGGCAAATGgcatttccattcattcatatattatttgtatttctgggtagttttttctgtcagtgttttgtatTGTGACACTAGCAGAAGTATGAAATAACCTGGAgatttaaaaatcacacaattgAGCAAAACGTAAGTTACACAGCACATTTCATTCAAGGTGAAACACAATAATGTGTgagcaaaaaaaccaaaaaaacaaaaaacaaacaagatagCAGGAAGTAAGAATAATATAAACATGTGAACAAAGAACCGTCTGATTGAGGCCCATGAGCAGATCTGGTGACAGCGTCTTTGGTATTCATGCATTGATACAGGAACAGGACGAGAAGGAAatgttgtaaaagaaaaatatgtgatCACTCATTTGTGCACCAGTTTTCAgaccaaaagcaaaaagagtAGGAATcggaatgatgatgatgaactgaGTGCAGGAACAAACATGATAATGCCATAATGACCACATCAAAATACTGCAGTGGAGCAGTTTGATAGATGAGATAATAAACTAACCAGTGTTCACAGATGACTTCCCACAATGAGTGTGGTGCTGCTGGGAAGATTCTGCCTTAGAAAAGGAATTTTTCCTTGCTACAGTTGCCAAGTGTTTTTGCCAAATGTGGGAATATTTGGTCTCTGGAAATGATATTATAAAGAGAAGGTCTGGATTTGCTCTACTTTGAAAGTGCCTTGAGTTCACTGACTTGATGACAGGATGATAGCTCACAAGtgattaaacattaaatacttacagtaaatgttttaatctTGACTTTATAGataatgtttttatgtctgttgGAAAGGACATAAAACAGATAACCACAGCTGTATCATATTTAAATTGAAACACGCTTATTGCCCTCAAAGTAGGCTGGAAATAGATATGAAAACTAGGAAGCAGTCATCACTGCTAACCTCTAGTTGATACTAGGTGTGACGTTGTTGTACTCGTTCTTCCACTTCTAAAGCAGTAGCAGGATGGTGTGATTTACAGGAAATTATCACCAAAATCAGCAGTTTATCTCGTGCTTAAGGAGCTCGACAGTGAAACCCAGCTCATTGTTCTTCTTAGCCCCCAGCTGAAAATTCAGCTGTTACTTCTTTCACTCTTATGTTAGTGCTCTCTAACATAAGTCATCTGTTAACCAGACATCTCTTTGTCAAAAATAATCTCCTGCAACCTTTCTCTaaagtaaatgaaaaggaatgctgtttgaaaatatttctgtcaaagCATAAATCTAGAAAAGCATAAAGTGGAAACTAAAACAGAAGTAAAGTTTTCTCATGTGATCaggaatatgaatgaatgaaggatggtgatgtcactgaatgtgaaaaaaaaaaaacaagaaacgaAAGAATCAAACAACTCAAGTTCACCTTACTTACTGAGATGGTGACATAATGATAACAGGGGAACAGTGTagcttgtttctgctgctccCAAATGGCCAATAATGGGAAAAGGCACcgaaaataaacaatttaagttttacatttacattttaaaaagtaatgcTGTTAATGAcctcataaaaatatattaataaaaccATCCAGTGataattttcttaaaaattgTGATTCTTATCCTTACCTCTGCACATATACATTACACAAATCATTGGCCCTACATATGGTTTTTACATAACACAATGTGGGCATGAGACTACACATCTTGAGTGTCTTTCTTATTCTGTTGTATTTAATCCTGTTAATCTGTTTAATCCTGTTTATCTATTTCTGCTTCTTCGGAATTCCCATTGAAGGAATCAGCCTTGTCTTATTAAAGCTCATCTTAAATATTCAAGTCAtacagatgaaaaatatttatttgaatatatgaATAGTGCTAAAAAGGGTAAAAAGGGACGGTGATATTTTTCCAACACTGATTCTAGAGATCATTGTAAACTCAGAATTTAATACtagaatgaaacaaaacaccagatAACCCATAAAAACTAACACCTCatgcttcattcatttatgcaaACGTTATCATTGATAAGCagcattttaaagttttaactGGTTGAGGTGATGCTAATTTTAAATACTTAATATTTATATGCTGCCGGGTTGTTGAGCAATGAACAAATAGTAATATTTAAcatgatgtttacattttatatgtaaaaCTACAGCTTAATTAAGATATTCATCCTCATGGATCCTACCTTCACCTCTGTGATCAGGTGGCCGAAGCTGGTGAGGGGGATCCGGGTTTTCACGGGAGACGTCGGCATCTCTGCACACAGCGACAAAGAAGATGTCAAAGCACAGTCGGTCAGTTTCTTTGAATGGACATTTTGGAGGGACAATTTACCGTCAGCTGGACAGAGGACAACAACACGCCGACCTGCCGCTGTCATGCGCAGAAGAAACACCGAGGACTGGCCAATCGGGTGCCTCCGCGGCAAGTGATAACCAATGAGATGCGgccaggtgggcggggcttgtaGCTTGTTACACAAACTTGCGATTGTCAGGTATCTTTTCATCCACAAGATGGCGGCACAACACCTGTTATGGATGCATGTGGCCCAACCTAAACAAAGTGGTGACATTCACTGATATCGTCTCGAACAGATGATCAGTTCGTATTGAATAAGTCGGACTTTAGCAGGTTCAGCATTCTGCTTCTCAGCCAGTGTTGGACtgtgtttctcctgctgcttaACCCTCCAGTGAGGGATGGATTTCCTTCCACACTTAGGATTTAATGGCCGTTTGATTATGTGTTCACAGCGtcacaggaaaatattatttacacATTAGGCAGAGGCTTTATTCCATGCAGCCGCGCCAACCTCTCCTCCACCATTTACTAAATATCTGCTATTCACTAATGATAATGAAACATCAATGGCCAGTTTACCGGCACCTTTGACATCAGGCCAGAAAGGACTGGCGTGCAGGTATTGATGTTGTGTTCTGAGGATGAATGGATCATTCCTCTCATATTaagacaacagaaataaacaatcCGTCAAGCCATCtgactaaatattttatttttattacacatcatttaataaaaataataatcaccgAGCTATGTTTTTACtataaaacagttttattaAATAAACTGCATGATGAGTCATGTCAGAGGAGGATGACTGAT contains:
- the LOC115047715 gene encoding ATP synthase membrane subunit DAPIT, mitochondrial-like, which translates into the protein MPTSPVKTRIPLTSFGHLITEVKRQLFGIEAPASAELTGWRKYFNSYTLQGRRNCVLATYGILVVSAAVYLVHRQNKKESSTSTA